The Ziziphus jujuba cultivar Dongzao chromosome 7, ASM3175591v1 genome includes a region encoding these proteins:
- the LOC107423919 gene encoding protein FIP1: protein MATERNAPLASTSAEDNAMFLDILHEAPLFGHRKSRSLFGSVVYLILLASYASLGIGASWIFHPIQRFIPQLLCSCNVILLVVTGIFQQYLVSQVQKIRLQGYYSFSQKLKHIVRLPFSTIAYGTAAMLLVMVWKPHVSFLSITAILRIIMVVEAICAGSFMSLYIGYVHQYNSLNSQPDVLKSLYSPLQPASSLEGLRYHDAGRLSDQQMALLQYQRENLHFLSEEILRMQESLSKYERSNDGSTPQVDLAHLLAARDQELRTLSAEMNQLHSELTLARSLIAERDSEIQHVRTTNNQYVEENERLRAILGEWSTRAAKLERALEAERISNIELQKKITTLRTPSNASAEPSEQRGA, encoded by the exons ATGGCGACGGAGAGAAACGCTCCGCTGGCTTCGACATCCGCAGAAGACAACGCCAT GTTTCTGGATATACTTCATGAGGCTCCTTTATTCGGTCACCGGAAGTCTAGAAGCCTCTTTGGGAGTGTTGTTTACTTGATATTATTGGCAA GTTATGCTTCTTTGGGGATTGGAGCTTCATGGATATTTCATCCTATACAGAGATTTATTCCACAATTGCTTTGCAGTTGCAATGTCATCCTTTTAGTTGTTACAG GTATTTTTCAACAGTATCTAGTATCCCAGGTTCAGAAGATACGTTTACAG GGTTATTATAGTTTTAGCCAGAAGTTGAAGCATATTGTTCGCCTTCCTTTCTCCACTATTGCATATG GAACTGCTGCAATGCTACTTGTCATGGTTTGGAAACCCCATGTCAGTTTTCTTTCTATCACTGCAATATTAAG GATTATCATGGTAGTTGAAGCAATATGTGCTGGATCATTTATGAGTCTCTATATTG GTTATGTGCACCAATACAACTCATTAAATTCTCAGCCTGATGTCTTGAAGTCATTGTATTCCCCACTTCAACCAGCGAGTTCTTTAGAAGGTTTGAG GTATCATGATGCTGGTCGCCTCTCGGATCAGCAGATGGCTTTGTTGCAATATCAGCGTGAAAACCTCCATTTTTTGAGTGAAGAG ATTCTTAGAATGCAAGAGAGCTTAAGTAAATATGAACGTTCTAATGATGGAAGCACACCTCAG GTTGATCTTGCTCATTTGTTGGCTGCTCGAGATCAGGAATTACGGACACTTTCTGCTGAG ATGAATCAACTTCATTCTGAGCTGACACTTGCTCGGTCTTTGATAGCTGAAAGGGACTCCGAGATCCAGCATGTACGGACCACCAACAACCAG TATGTAGAAGAGAACGAGAGACTAAGAGCTATTCTAGGAGAATGGAGCACCCGAGCAGCAAAG CTGGAGCGAGCATTGGAGGCAGAGCGGATATCCAATATTGAATTACAGAAGAAGATTACGACACTCAGAACCCCATCAAATGCATCAGCTGAGCCCTCTGAGCAACGAGGAGCCTAA